ACGTGGACCAATTTAACCAATGCATATATGGGAATGTCTCGTTATTTTCGTGCAGAAATACATGAGCTAGTTTGCTGATTGAATGTACTGATAATATCGGTCACTTACTTTCCTTCTCGGATATTATATAACACAATGCAATCGTCGTCGCTACTTGCTACTGCATTTTCACCATCCGGGCTGAAGTCCACACAGTTGACTTTCTGTGAATTTTCTCGATACGTCCGGGCAACCCTGAAACTTCTCAGCACGCTGTCTGTGATCCTCATGTCTGCAGCGTTTCATACAAAGTAGCCTACAGCAAAACCGTGCGCTCCATCGGCTCCTTCCGATTCAATGGAGCCCGGTGGCCATTTCTTACGAGCAACTTGTGAGCGTCATTTAGGAGCCTTTGGGGCAAAATACAATATTgcatgtaaagaaaaaacaaaaataaaaccaaacgtTACCAATGGGTTATAATGTGCAACCATCGAGCAACTCGATGGGACAACTACGCgcttgttttgaatgtttttgtctGCCAGGGAGGCGGGGTTCTTAAACTGCATTACATTCAGTGGGTTCACGGAATCGGCCGGTAGCGGGAAAGGAAACAAGCACACCTCATGCAAGTAAAAGGAAATACGACACATAACAACAGGAAATGCTTGCTGCATGCATTGTGACATTGCAATTTACAACATCTGTTTTTAGAATTGGTCTCGGAGGTCAgtagtaaaaaacaaaatgaaacccACTTGTGAACcacttattttgtgtttttgatcgGCTTGACTGAACAATTTAAGTAGTTTGTGTGATTAGTGTACAAAAACATACAACCCTATATCCCAAAACTGCACTTATTTAACTGAACAAAGGAATATTTGCCAAAATCACTATCAAAATATTCAATTTCTCTACTCTGTACTTATTTCAGATGCACAGAAAATAGTGCGTACGCCTTTATTGCTTTGATTGTGAAAGGTGCGGACCGGAAGTCGGAAACGCGGAACCTGCATGTGTCCTCTAGAGTCTGTCTGTGCCTCCTAATGAATAGCTGTAGAAGAATAGCCCGTAGCGACTTTAAACACGGCCTCTCCGTCGCCTTCTCTCCCGGCAAACCGCCCACAAACTGCCGCAGGTGCCCCGCGGCCGCGCCGCCCCTCGGCCGGGGACATGCCACCGCCGCTAAACCGGCTGCGGGCTCCCACGCCGGAGACAAACCCCGGCTGAGGGCCGTCGACCTGGCGCAGAAAGTCCAGCGGCAGAAGGCGCCGCCTGCGGCCGCGGCGGAGCCGCCGCCGTCGCGCCAGCAGAAGAGGGTGACGGAGCTGAAGCGGCTGAGTCTGCAGCTGCAGGGCGTCCACCCCAACGTGCTGGCCAAGCACCTGCACAGAGGCGTCCTGTACCACGACAAAGACGTGGTGGTCATCAACAAACCTCTCGGTGTTCCTGTCAGAGGTAAACAGGGGGGCGGTTTACAGACTGTTACGCACGGTGATGGATTTGGTTAGTCGATTAACCATTTGTCGAAatgttcatccattcattttttttgtcatcattaaaGCAAATTGGCTGTCTGGTTTGTTGTTTGCTCCTATTTCGACTCTCGGTTTGTCACCTTTTGGCTCTGTTTTTTGACATGGACCAAAATATTATTCTGCAGATTAATGGATAGTGTAAGCAAATCTTGCAGACATACATTATTTCACGTATCtgcaaatgtgaaatattgtaaTACCCATAATGATGATTTTAAGCATCTATTTACTCTACCATCAGTACTGGAATAGATTTCACTTAAATAATATTGGTAGAATTGTCAAATCATGCTAAAGCTGAAGAACCTGAATACATACACATGTGTGGCTGTTGTTCTCCTCAGATGACAGTGGGGCCACATCCATCTCCTCTGTGCTTCCCGTTCTCTCCAAAATGATGGATGGGTTGAAGATCAAGTCTGATTCTCAGCTGTTCCCTTGTCTGAAGCTGGAGAAGGAAACGACAGGAGCTTTCCTGCTGGCCAGGAGTGAAAAAGTAGTGGAGCACATACTGGACCTTCACAGGAATAACCAAGTGCAGAGGAAGTACTGGTAAGATTCAGttgtaatggggggggggtgtagaatAAAAGTGGTTCAATTCTTAACGCGGTTTTTAATCTTTATCTCGGCTCAGGGTCATCACAGTCGGTGTCCCTGTCCCAGCAGAAGGACTGATTGACATTCCCGTCATAGAGAGAGAGGTCACAGGCCCTCGGCCTCACTTCAAGGTGCCTCTtttctgtggtttttattgCTGTAGTAACTTTGTATGCATCAACATCATCTTACAGgaaaatgcattcaaaatatGATAATGAATGGCTGTATTCATTGGTTTAAAGAAAGTACCAGTTTTAGCTCTACAAATGCAAAGAGCTGCTTTCTTTTCAGtgttcttattattattattattattattttcagatgGCTCTCAGCCCTCTTTACAGAATGAATGATACTGGCGACGGTGT
The Gasterosteus aculeatus chromosome 17, fGasAcu3.hap1.1, whole genome shotgun sequence DNA segment above includes these coding regions:
- the rpusd4 gene encoding pseudouridylate synthase RPUSD4, mitochondrial isoform X2, whose product is MNSCRRIARSDFKHGLSVAFSPGKPPTNCRRCPAAAPPLGRGHATAAKPAAGSHAGDKPRLRAVDLAQKVQRQKAPPAAAAEPPPSRQQKRVTELKRLSLQLQGVHPNVLAKHLHRGVLYHDKDVVVINKPLGVPVRDDSGATSISSVLPVLSKMMDGLKIKSDSQLFPCLKLEKETTGAFLLARSEKVVEHILDLHRNNQVQRKYWVITVGVPVPAEGLIDIPVIEREVTGPRPHFKMALSPLYRMNDTGDGVTKVRAHRQAHPAATKYRVLDSSSGCSLVELQPLTGEKHQMRVHMALALTCPILGDHKYSHSNKLAPQKLPDRVLARLGLEQSKIRHLPLHVHARHLMLSGPSGADIRVSCALPKYFLQTLNQLQLTLPDGKD
- the rpusd4 gene encoding pseudouridylate synthase RPUSD4, mitochondrial isoform X1, yielding MNSCRRIARSDFKHGLSVAFSPGKPPTNCRRCPAAAPPLGRGHATAAKPAAGSHAGDKPRLRAVDLAQKVQRQKAPPAAAAEPPPSRQQKRVTELKRLSLQLQGVHPNVLAKHLHRGVLYHDKDVVVINKPLGVPVRGKQGGGLQTVTHGDGFDDSGATSISSVLPVLSKMMDGLKIKSDSQLFPCLKLEKETTGAFLLARSEKVVEHILDLHRNNQVQRKYWVITVGVPVPAEGLIDIPVIEREVTGPRPHFKMALSPLYRMNDTGDGVTKVRAHRQAHPAATKYRVLDSSSGCSLVELQPLTGEKHQMRVHMALALTCPILGDHKYSHSNKLAPQKLPDRVLARLGLEQSKIRHLPLHVHARHLMLSGPSGADIRVSCALPKYFLQTLNQLQLTLPDGKD